Sequence from the Magallana gigas chromosome 4, xbMagGiga1.1, whole genome shotgun sequence genome:
ACTCAGAAGAGATGTTTAGTTCTtattaagatgaaaaaaaagataatattcTGTAACCAgctctaataaaaaaaaaccctcatatTTGTTTTGGAGATAGGTTTTACTTACACAAGACACAATATGTTCTTTTCCTTAAACTGAGATTAAagtgtaattaattttaattcagaTTTTCAGACatccatttaatattttatgagataaaatttATCTATTGCCATTAGCTGGATGAGCTAACAATTCAGTGACCAATGAAATTATCTGATCTGTTTGTGGTAGGTCCATGCCTCTCCCCAGCGGTACCACAGCGCATACATAGGGGCGTGTTCGCTGGCCAGCATGGAGCAGTTCCAGCAGATCTGTATCAGCGCTGAGGAGTGGAAGAAAGATGGAGTCAAGACATTCAGGAAGTGGAATATGACTGGATAATCTCCGCCCAGGATTACCTCTCTGGGGAAATTCTCAAACTTTACTATAGCATTCCTTAATCTACACATTCTCGCTGGGTACATTCTCAAACTTAGTTTTTAGAATACCTTATCTACACATTCCAATTGATGCACATATCTTAATTGGTGTACAATTTTATGTACCGTATCTCCTGAAATGTATTGTTTCTCTGTGATCTTttaataacttaattttttttggtgtcaatatttgatatttatatctACAAACTGTGTTgtggttacatgtattttcattttcaaactgaAAGTAGGTTGTTTAGTTGGTTATTATTTTTAACTGTAAGATTATGCATTGCCAAAGATTTGTGTAcatgagtttttatttttagtggACTTCAAGCATTGGAACAAAGTCAACGTCTAAGTGCTAAATAATGGGTATTTTGTTGGAAACATGAAATGCTGATAGTAAACAAATTTTTGAGAATGATATTCAcaatacaaaatgtgtttcaagttttgtgaaaattaaCAATGTCATACCTAAGCGCTGCCAGTAAAATCTCTGTGTTCTGATTTATGCAGATTATATCACTTTCTATTGTGAGCAATTAATAATACCAAGATTGTCTTCCATTGCTGTAACCAAGGTTACTGTTCGTTCTCAAGTTGTGTTTTTAATACCAGGCTCTGAGGCCATAACAGGAAGAGAAGCTCCTTTTCTTGTCTTGTGAAATTAAGTCATTCTGAAATCAATTGTGAGTTTGGGCAGTATTTTTAGAACCTTTGCTTTAATGAATTGTATTTGTGAGAGTGGAAATGATTTCAATTGTGAGCAGGTCTTGGTCAGTTTATTGTTCAAACCCCTGACCAACGATGCATCCATTGCTTGGTTTGTAAGTGTATATGCTTCTAACTGTATTTATTAATGGCCTGTGTGGGCCTCCATATTGTATTGTCTGAGCTTTGTTTgtggggttgttttttttggtgggTTGTGATTTTCTGTTGATCAAAAGATTGAAATCTACATTCCtcatgtgtttttattttaggtATTTTAATTCAGATCTAGGCTATTGATCAAGATTTAGAGTAAGTGTTGtgccatataaaaattagaagaCCATGGAAACTGGCATATTGTCAAGTCTAGGTAATTTGGTGTATTAAATGTTGACAAGTTTAAATTTGAttggcattgattttttttccttagaAATATGTAAAGTATTCTAGAAAAAGAAGGAGGAAGAAATCTTGTTAAATACTCCACTAGTCTTGCCAAAAGAAAAATTTGGAGAGAAAGTATTTAAAATTGAGTGATTTTCTATGGGTTTATTGAGAAGAAgaacatgtaaattttatcaGGTTTCACAACAAGATGTGTTCAAGGTTTCTTTTATTAGAGTTTAAAGTTGTGCCTTTGGATTTCAGAAAGcttttttgcaaacaaatgtGTGAATAACTCTCTCTTGTGATTTAATGGGCTTTGAGTTAAAgttatttatgaattaattgtgtatattaaaaatgaattctcCAACTTGCACATGAATATATCatgtatgtaattttttatattgttcagatatattttacatatttttaacattttatgcagtaatataaataattatccATTGACTTTAAACTGTATTTTCACTGAAATTTTTGGTATTATCAGTTTATTATCCTTGAATTCTCTGTAGCAAGTGTAACCACTTTTGGCATGACAGatattttactgtatttaatTTCCTGTATTTGGACAAGGACCACTTGTTCTCCCCAGTTCAGATGTCTCTAATGAAAACAGTCTCACAAACATTTATAGATTATCAATATTCAGTATATATGTgagtatttaaaattattaatagtaCCAATCTAAAGTTCAAACCTGTTAACTATGGTAACAATCAAAAGTTCAAAGTTCAAACCTTTTTTGAAGTTGATCCACtgtttttatgaaacattgattgtttactaaataatttgtaaattattttttatttgtgtatattatatatttatatatataatatgtatttaaCTAAATATGAGTTAGTGTCAAGATAACAAAAGAAAgcttttttttaacctttaatAAAGGGATGTCTTGAAAGTTCTTCATTGTATCAAAAGTTTTACACAATTTTATTATGACAAGTAAAGAGTTCAagaactgtttttttttattctattgaaaatCAAACTTTGAGGTCTTTTTTCTCAACTACATCACATCTATTGATgctcatttataatataaatgaaaattttcttcaGAGTCAGTCCAAGTTTTTCAGTTGGAAGCAAAAATCATGTGtatgatataaattttattaacaCCATACATATCATCTACATAGTTGTTACAATATTCCCATAAATAACAAAGGTTTATCTTCATGCTTACAATATCAAGTTTATGATTCGCCTTtagaaaaacacatttaaaaaaccTTTATAGACACATTAAAAGGGTGTATACCCTTGGTTGATTTGAGATTTGTGTTGTGGCCTGTCTAGCAAGTTATTATACTGTATTATAAGGAGGGTGATTTTTAGTAATATTAAAGCCAGTCTTCGTCAAGGTTGTGTTACTTTGTGCAATATATCTTAGCCATGTGATATTGAAGTACCGCTGCTGtaataatgatttaattaatgCATGTGATTTACCAAACCTTTAACATTCCAATAGAAAAATCTACTCTATGTTTTAATTTAGaagaatttgatttcttttttttttcctttgtgaaacaatatatgttatgtatatgtatacatttctGATATACTATTATCATTGCAATAAAAAcgacaaaatatatacatgtcttTATAAATATGACTTTGCTTTGAAGTAAAATTGGCAAAATCTGAGTTTGTAGCGTAGTGCCAATACTGAAATGCTACCTTTTTTGGTTCATGGGAGTATGAAAGAAGCAAGCACTGCAGAAAAATTACATAGCATACAACAGTGTTATACAGTACCTCTGAGGgcagttttaaataaatgttcaagGAATGTAATTTATACACAGATTAACTGATTTTAATTAATCTGTCGAGATCGAGATTGTGATTTGGTTTTagggtggtatgggacaccagtcaatattaatgtggtttaaattacattattatcaagatactttcactggtttagaattgatattttttactgtatttgaccaaaactttgttttttaattttttggaaaggtaaatatgatttaaaaataccCCACATGGGATTCGAACTAGAGACTTGCAGATTCGTAGTTAACGCTCTGACCCAAGAAAATATAGGATTTAtatcatattgattttattgtaaatttcgATATGTCTTGCGTCAAAATCCAGGTGTCCCATGCAACCTTAAGTTTCAGTATCTATAGATCAgagttttatgtaaatataacaaatgaccCTTTCCCGATATTTTCTTAGTATACCTTTGTTATCGAAACGTGTTGGTTTCAACTGTTGTTACGACAACCTGCACGTTAGATCTTTAAAATAACGAGTTATCCGCACGCGCGTTGGCAGGAAACCTTTTTGACACTATATAAAGATATACAGATAAGGAAGTAATTGGGGCGTATGAATAGACAACAATTGATACTAGTAATTAAATCAGGACGTTTAATAACATTGTTAACAACTCTTTCTAACCCTTAACTGTCATACTACTAAAATCGTTACTATTGAATGGATTATATCGACAGATACTTTTGAATTCGAACATTGATAGCAAATGGAATTTTAACTCGGCAATTTATTTAACGATTGCTACGCATTGGGATATAATCCTGCGACCTGTATATCATATTAAAAGCGATAATTGTTAATCATGTTAAGCCAGTTCTGTTCGGCCATTACTCCGTTTGAATATTGACTGTAGTCATAATTTCCGAATACGTTTCCGCCATAATCGCCAAACCCTCCCCAATTTGCTGGCCAGTCAAACCTAGGATAAAACATTCCTCCATTGTCTTTCATGGCACCATACTTCTCAACAACTCTTAGACCAGGATATTGAGAGCTTTTGCTTTCTTTGTAGAAGTAGGGGCCACCTGCTTTATTGTCGTAAATAAGATTGCCTCGATCTCGCTCTGATGACCCTTTTTTGGAGGCACGAGTATATTCGGTACTTCTGCTTCCGGACTCCTCGGAAGAACGACCTGACGAAGAACCCCTGTATTTCCTGTTATTTCTTCTGTTATAGCGTTCGCCGCTTCCAGAATTGCTATCACTTCCTGACCCAAATCGTCCTCTGTACTTCCTATTACTTCCGGAACTGCTGTCACTTCCGGATCTACTGCCACTTTCGGAGCTGTCATCACTTCTTGACCCTAATCTTTTTCCATTTTTCCTGTCACTTTCGGAACTGCTGTCACTACCGGATCTACTGCCACTTTCAGAACTGCCGTCACTTCCTCCATACTTCTTGTCACTTCCGGACCCGCTGTCACTTCCGGATCCCCTGTTTAACCCTGTCTCTGGCTTTTCATTACCTTTGCTGAGTTTCTTCCAATGTATCCCCTTGTAACTCGGGTCTTTTACGCCATAATTTTCATATGATCCAATTGGTTGTTCTACTGtaacataaaaattgaattttacttATATTGAACAGAttctgatatattttatgtagGTAGCTGTTGAAAATTCACAACTAtatctttattgtattattgataacattaaaatctttataagttaatttaattataaattaccTTGAAAATGTAAAGTATACTTAAAGTTTCTAAATTATTGGTAAACGAATGAcagtaatataaaaaaatcatgagtaataaataaaacttggtTTGAATTCATTTGTTAATCTAATAAGCAAGTGAGGGCggttcaactacatgtattcctttttaaagcgctaagcatagctgcaGCGCTTTTTTGTCGCCAGATTTCTAATCCTACTTCCACTTTCGTTTGCGCATTTCCGAAATACCGCCACCTACTGGTGGATGCTAGAGAAGTCGTACCCTGGAGAAGTCGTACTCGGGAGAACTCATAACTATGCAGTAGGGAAAACTTAATATCTTCAAGTTATCCTGCATGCAGATACATTtgttctaaaattttaaaatcaatcatgATCTTTGTAGACATGCagattattataatttgtaaattggaAACTTTGATTTACAgtcaaattgataataaatattatgCCTCAAAAATAGAGAAACACTTACATTAATTGCTTACATTAAATGCTgtggttatgatttttttaaagtcatcaGCATTCTGTTTTCACTGTAACACGACAGCAtgcattaatcattaaaaaagatttgTGTATTCTATAACTATGGCATATccaaattttatatcatttcagaATTCTGAGTACGTGAATTTTTGCAATAACGAACAAACCCCAATTCAAATATGATTCTTTACATAAAATTCGGTATAATTAAACACTTCCTTTCCGGCTTAGCGCTttccagtactttcagtactttgatttatcttttatatacatgtgtttcATTTGggtgtttcattttcattattgaaatatctGTTTTCAGATGCCTTTTcgtaaattatcaaaaaaccCAACTGTTTGaaatcacataaaaaaaataaaaacatacttACTGTGCAGTGATTGAACTTTTAAGATGAAGACGAAAATAATTGCGGGCAACAAGAGACCCTGCATCTTTTGGCCAAGTCTAGTTatctaaaaaaaagtaaagatatactttaatgcaattttgtaagttttaagaaaaaattaaaattgttttgcttaTGTTTTTCCCGTTATTTTCGTTGCTTTAGTAGTATCATATGTCACAaataatagaataaataaaaaataatagaatatgataaaaaaaaagtgttttcaaCAGACTTATACGAAATCTTTTTCATATTACCATTAAAAAATGTAAGGTAAAGGgaggaattaaaaaaattgttttgaaatgttttgaaatattgaggTTTCATAcaccattaaaataaatacagttcATGAAAATCTAAGTAATCTTACCCAACGGACTTAAGGAGTCACTCTTTCTCTATAGACACGAAAATTTGTGGACGTCCTGCGAGATTTACGGATAGATATAGATGCATGTTGTACCTGCATGACATTTTATATACCTGTACCAGGTAAAGAGGTAACTGATG
This genomic interval carries:
- the LOC105344570 gene encoding uncharacterized G-patch domain protein DDB_G0278987-like, whose translation is MQGLLLPAIIFVFILKVQSLHIEQPIGSYENYGVKDPSYKGIHWKKLSKGNEKPETGLNRGSGSDSGSGSDKKYGGSDGSSESGSRSGSDSSSESDRKNGKRLGSRSDDSSESGSRSGSDSSSGSNRKYRGRFGSGSDSNSGSGERYNRRNNRKYRGSSSGRSSEESGSRSTEYTRASKKGSSERDRGNLIYDNKAGGPYFYKESKSSQYPGLRVVEKYGAMKDNGGMFYPRFDWPANWGGFGDYGGNVFGNYDYSQYSNGVMAEQNWLNMINNYRF